GTGGCGGAACAACCCATCGAAGCGCTGTGGCGCGACATCGTCGCAGAACTGCTGACTCTGTCGGAGCGCCCGAGCTCAGCGATTCCGACCCTCACGCCACAGGAGCGCGCCTACCTCCAGCTGGTGCGCCCCGTCATGCTTGTCGACGGCTACGCCATCCTGTCCACCCCGCACGCCGCAGCCAAGTCCGTCATCGAGGACAACCTGGCCCCCCACATCGTTGCGCTGCTCACGCGCCACCTGGGCACCCCGTGCAGCCTCGCCGTCTCCGTCCACCAGCCCGCGCCGCCCGCGCCACCTGCGCCGGAACCCGAGCCCGCGGGGCAGGAGTGGTACCCGACGACGTCCGAGTCCTTTCGCACCGAGCGCCCCCACCAGCCGGGAGAGCAGATCCCCATGGGCCTCGACGAGCTCGCCCGCATGCACTCTCAGCAGCAGGCCGCCTCGCAGCCGTCGGCACCAGCCCAGCGCATTCCCCGCGAGAAGCCGGCGCACGACCCGGACCGCGAGACCTCGCTCAACCCGAAATACACCTTCGAGAACTTCGTCATCGGCTCCTCGAACCGCTTCGCCAACGGCGCCGCCGTGGCCGTGTCCGAAAACCCCGCCCGCGCCTACAACCCCCTATTCATCTGGGGCGGCTCCGGGCTGGGCAAGACCCACCTGCTGCACGCCGCCGGCAACTACGCGCACGTGCTCCAGCCGGGCTTAAGGATCAAATACGTCTCCTCCGAGGAGTTCACCAACGACTACATCAACTCCGTGCGCGACGACCGGCAGGAATCCTTCAAACGGCGCTACCGCAACCTCGACATCCTCATGGTCGACGACATCCAGTTCCTCGAGGGCAAGGAGGGCACCCAGGAAGAGTTCTTCCACACCTTTAACGCCCTCCACCAGGCCAACAAGCAGATCATCCTGTCCTCGGACCGGCCCCCGAAGCAGCTGACCACCCTGGAAGACCGGCTGCGCACCCGCTTCGAAGGCGGGCTCATCACCGACGTGCAGCCGCCCGACCTGGAAACGCGCATCGCCATCCTGATGAAGAAGGCGGCGGCCGACGGCACCCATGTCGACCACGCGGTGCTCGAGCTCATCGCCAGCCAGTTCCAGTCCTCCATCCGCGAGCTCGAGGGCGCGCTGATCAGGGTCTCCGCCTACTCCTCACTCATTGAAGAGCCCATCACGCTCGAGGTGGCCCAGGTCGCGCTGCGCGACATCCTGCCGGACGAAAACGACATCAACATCACCGCCGCCGCCATCAAGGACGCCGCCGCCGAGTACTTCGGCGTCACCCTCGAGCAGATCACCGGCGCGGGCAAGACCCGGCAGGTTGCCCACGCCCGCCAGCTGGCGATGTACCTGTGCCGCGAGCTCACCGAGCTCTCCCTACCGAGGATCGGCGACGAATTCGGCGGCAAGGACCACACGACCGTCATGTACGCCGACCGAAAGATCCGCAAGGAAATGACGGAAAACCGCGGGACCTACGACGAGATCCAAGAGCTGACCCAGATGATCAAGAACAGGGCCCGGATGCTGTAACCCGGCTTCTCTTCTCCCTCGCCGCGAGCGCTGTTTCGGCAGCGCCCGCGGTTTTTTCGTACGCGCAGAGCCTTCTCCACAGGTTTGTGCACAGCTGTGTAATTCCACCGATGTGATTCCATGATTTCACGCACACTCTGACCCAGACCACGACGCAGCGTGGGTGTGGATAACTCGCGGGTTCGTGTGAAAGCCCAGTGGACAAGCCCCCACGCGCTGTGGAAGGACGCGACGCCTGGAAAGTTATCCACATCGGCCCCGGTTTATCCACAGGTTATCCACACCGGACGGCACACCCCGTTTTTCCGGCGCGACCACACCAAACCCTGGTTCATCCACAGAATGCACAGGACTTATTGCTGTTACCGACTCCTCACTTTTGTCATTCTCCCGAGGGAAAGAGGACCTGTGAGTCACGCCGCTCGGGACATCGACAAGCAAGCGAAATCCGCGACCCCGGTAAATGACACGGGTGGGCGCTGCGCCTAAGGTGGAGTGAAATTCCGTCATTCTGTCCGCTGCTTTCGGGCGCGGGCCAACGTGCAAGGAGCCGCTCGCCGCTATGGACGACAACCGCGTGTCATTTCGCGTTCACAAGGAAGACCTCTCCGACGCCGTAGCCTGGGTCGCACGAAGCTTGCCAACGAAGAACACGCAACCGATCCTCCGCGCCGTCGTCATCACCGTCGACGACGACGGCCTGGAGTTCGCCGGTTTCGACTACGAGGTGTCCTCCCGCGTGCGCATCGGCGCCGAGGTGGGCGAGCCGGGCCGCGTCGCCGTCGCGGGCAAGCTCCTCGCGGACATCGTGGGCAACATGCCCGCCAAGCCCGTCGAGGTCTCCTCCGACGGATCGAAGCTGCTGCTCCAGGGCGGATCCGCGCGCTTCGAGCTGCCGCTCATGCCGCTTGACGACTACCCGCAGCTGCCCACCCTGCCCGAGGTGACGGGCACGCTGTCTCCCGCGGACTTCGTCGGCGCCGTCACCCAGGTCGCCTCCGCCGCCGGGCGCGACGACACCCTGCCCATGCTCACCGGCATCCACCTCGAGGTCACCGGCTCCACCATGCAGCTCACCGCCACCGACCGCTTCCGCCTGGCGCTGCGCACCATTTCGTGGGAGCCGGTCGCCGAGTCCGTCCAGGCGAAGCTGCTCGTGCCCGCGAAGACGCTGCTGGACAACGCGCGCACCCTGGACACGCACATCGACACCCCCGTCGAGATCGCCGTCGGCGACACCGAGAACATCGGCGGAGACGGGCTCTTCGGCCTGCACTCGAGCAACCGCGAAACCACGACCCGCATGCTCGACGCCGACTTCCCGAACGTCCAGCCGCTCCTGCCGAAGTCCCACACCTCCATGGCGCGCGTGGCCATCGCGCCCCTGGTCGAGGCCATCCGCCGCGTCAGCCTTGTCGCCGACCGCAACGCACAGATCCGCATGCAGTTCCGCTCGGGCGAAGTCACCCTGTTCGCCTCCGGCGCTGATTCCGGCGAGGCCACGGAAACGGTCGAGGCGGAGTTCGAGGGTGCCGAGGGCCTGCTCATCGCCTTCAACTCCGGTTACCTCAAGGACGGTCTCGCGGTCATCCCCACCGACGACGTGGTCTTCGGCTTCACCGAAGCCTCCCGCCCCGCGATCATGATCCCGGCATCCGACGAACTGCCCGCCCCCGGGGCCGACGGCACGTTTGCCACCCCGCAGACGGACTTCACCTACCTGCTCATGCCGGTGCGCCTGCCGGGTTAAACCGTGTACATCCGCGAACTCGACCTACGGGACTTTCGCTCCTGGCCGGCGCTTTCGCTCACGCTCGAACCGGGAGTCACCGTGCTTTCGGGGCGCAATGGCCACGGCAAAACAAACGTCGTCGAAGCGGCGTACTACAGCTCCGTGCTGCGCAGCCACCGCGTGCCCACCGACGCCCCGCTGATCCGGGCCGGCGCGAGCGACGCGCGCGTCTCGGTGACCACCGTCAACGAGGGACGCGAGCTGACCACCCACCTGCTCATCAGGTCCAACGGGGCGAACCAGGCGCAGATCAACCGCACCCGCTTAAAGTCCCCCCGCGAGATGCTCGGCGTGCTGCGGACGGTGCTTTTTTCCCCGGAGGACCTGCGCCTTGTGGGCGGCGAGCCGGCGGAGCGCCGCCGCTTCCTCGACGACCTCGCGGCGCTGCGCACGCCCCGCCTCGGCGGGGTGAAGGCGGATTACGACAAGATCCTGCGCCAACGCAACGCCCTTCTGCGCAGCTCGGCGCTGAACCTACGCCGCGGCTACGACGACCCCGCGGGCGCCGCCGCGCTGAGCACCCTCGATGCGTGGGATTCCCAGCTCGCGCACGCCGGCGCGCAGGTCATCGCGGGAAGGCTTTCGCTTCTCGACGCCCTCGAGGCGCCCATCACCGAGGCCTACTCCGCCGTGGCCCCGGAGTCGCGCCCCGCGGCGGCGCGCTACCGCTCCACCGTCGACGACGCCGTGCACACCCTGCTCGGGGAGGACACCCGCGACCCGGAGGTCATCGAGGCCGCCATGCTCAGCGAGCTCGGCCGCAGGCGCACGGAGGAAATCGAGCGCGGCGCCACGCTCGTGGGGCCGCACCGCGATGACCTGCTCCTGCTGCTCGGCGACCAGCCGGCGAAGGGGTACGCCAGCCACGGTGAGACCTGGTCGCTGGCGCTTTCGCTCCACCTCGCCGAGTACACCCTGCTCGCCGCCGAGGGGGCCGAACCCGTGCTCATCCTCGACGACGTCTTCGCGGAGCTCGACTCCGCCCGCCGGGAGCGGCTGGTCAACGTGGCCGCCACCGCCGAGCAGGTCCTCATCACCGCCGCCGTGGGCGACGACCTGCCGGACAACCTCCACGACGCAGTCAGCGGGCGCTTCAGCGTGCTCATGGAGGAGGGGAGGTCCCGCATTGAGTGACCTGATCAAGAACACCTTCGACACCTTGCGCTCCACCGCGCGGCGGCGGGGCGGGAAGCTACCCGACCTGAAACGCCAGGGCACGAGCGTGATCCCCCGGCGCAGCGCGCGGCGCGGGGACACAGCCCCGCAGGTGACGGTGCCCGGGCTCAACCTCGGGCACGAGGGCGCGCCGGCGTGGCGGGGACGGGGCCGACCCACCGGGCCCGACGGGCGCCCTCTCGGGCGCCGCACCACAGTGCAGGGCTTCGGGGTGCTGGTGAGCAAAGAGATCCGCGAGCGCGACTGGACCCACAACATCGCCTACGGCTGGGTCATGGGCAACTGGGAGGGGCTGGTCGGGGAGAAGATCGCCCAGCACACGAAGGTGGAGATGGTCAAAGACGGGGAGGTGTTCATCTCCTGCGACCAGACCGCGTGGGCAACCCAGCTGAAGTACATGCAGGGTACGGTCCTCGCCGAGATCGCCCGCAAGGTCGGGCCCGGCGTGGTGACGAAACTGCACGTCTACCCGCCGAAAACGAAGAGCTGGCGCTACGGCCCGCTGCACGTCAAGGGGCGTGGGCCGCGCGATACCTACGGCTAACTCGCGCGTACCGTGGGTGGGATCACACGGTGTAAGATAGGACGGGTTAAGGTCCCGATAGCGCAATAGGAGAGTCCATCAAACGTGGCTAGCAACGAACCGCACTATGACGCGTCTTCGATCACCATTCTCGAGGGACTCGAGGCCGTGCGCAAGCGCCCCGGCATGTACATCGGGTCTACCGGTACGCGCGGCCTGCACCACCTGGTCTGGGAGGTCGTAGACAACTCCGTCGACGAGGCGATGGCGGGGTATGCGGACCACGTCGACGTGACGCTGCTTGCCGACGGCGGAGTCGAGGTCGTGGACAACGGCCGCGGCATCCCCGTTGAGATGCACCCCTCCGGTGCCCCGACCGTGCAGGTGGTCATGACCCAGCTGCACGCGGGCGGCAAGTTCGACTCCGAGTCCTACGCCGTCTCCGGCGGCCTACACGGTGTGGGCATCTCCGTGGTCAACGCCCTCTCCACCCGCGTCGAGGCAGACATCAAGCGCGGCGGCAAGCACTGGTACCAGCGCTTCACCAACGCCGTCCCGGAGGAGCTGGAAGAGGGCGGCAATGCCCGCGGCACCGGAACCACCATCCGCTTCTGGCCCGACGCGGAGATCTTCGAGACCGTCGAGTTCGACTACGACACGATCGCGCGCCGCCTCCAGGAAATGGCCTTCCTGAACAAGGGCCTGACCATCACGCTGAAGGACGAGCGCGTCTCCGAGGAGGAGCTCGAGCTTGAGGCCATAGTCGAAGAGGGCGAATCCGCAGCGCTGGTGGAGGGGGATTCCTTCGACGACGCCGCGGTCTCCGACTTGGACGTCGCCCCCGCCGCGAAGAAAAAGCGCGAGAAGAAGGTCACCTACCACTACCCGAACGGGCTGATCGACTACGTCGACTACCTCAACCGCAACAAGAACGCCATCCACCCCTCCGTGATCGGCTTCGAGGCGAAGGCCAAGGAGCACGAGGCGGAAGTGGCTATGCAGTGGAACGCCGGGTTCAAGGAGTCCGTCCACACCTTCGCCAACACCATCAACACGCACGAGGGCGGCAGCCACGAAGAGGGCTTCCGCGCCGCGCTGACCACGCTGATGAACCGCTACGCCCGCGAGCACAAGCTGCTCAAAGACAAGGACGCGAACCTCACCGGCGAGGACTGCCGCGAGGGCATCTCCGCCGTCGTCTCCGTGCGCGTGACCGACCCGCAGTTCGAGGGCCAGACCAAGACGAAGCTGGGCAACACGGAGATCAAGGGCTTTGTCCAGCGCGCCGTGGGCGAGCACCTGTCCGACTGGTTCGACGCCAACCCGGCGGAAGCGAAGGCCATCATCAACAAGGCCGTCGCCTCCTCCCAGGCCCGGCAGGCCGCGCGCAAGGCGCGCGACCTCGTGCGCCGCAAGTCCGCCAACGACATGGGCGGCCTGCCTGGCAAGCTCGCCGACTGCCGCTCCAAGGACCCGAAGAATTCCGAGCTGTTCATCGTCGAGGGCGACTCCGCAGGCGGCTCCGCGAAGCAGGGCCGCGACTCCATGTACCAGGCGATCCTGCCGCTGCGCGGCAAGATCCTCAACGTGGAAAAGGCCCGCATGGACAGGGTGCTCAAAAACGCCGAGGTGCAGGCCATCATCACCGCCCTCGGCACCGGCATCCACGACGAGTTCGACCTGAACAAGCTGCGCTACCACAAGATCGTGCTCATGGCCGAC
This is a stretch of genomic DNA from Corynebacterium auris. It encodes these proteins:
- the recF gene encoding DNA replication/repair protein RecF (All proteins in this family for which functions are known are DNA-binding proteins that assist the filamentation of RecA onto DNA for the initiation of recombination or recombinational repair.) encodes the protein MYIRELDLRDFRSWPALSLTLEPGVTVLSGRNGHGKTNVVEAAYYSSVLRSHRVPTDAPLIRAGASDARVSVTTVNEGRELTTHLLIRSNGANQAQINRTRLKSPREMLGVLRTVLFSPEDLRLVGGEPAERRRFLDDLAALRTPRLGGVKADYDKILRQRNALLRSSALNLRRGYDDPAGAAALSTLDAWDSQLAHAGAQVIAGRLSLLDALEAPITEAYSAVAPESRPAAARYRSTVDDAVHTLLGEDTRDPEVIEAAMLSELGRRRTEEIERGATLVGPHRDDLLLLLGDQPAKGYASHGETWSLALSLHLAEYTLLAAEGAEPVLILDDVFAELDSARRERLVNVAATAEQVLITAAVGDDLPDNLHDAVSGRFSVLMEEGRSRIE
- a CDS encoding DciA family protein; the encoded protein is MSDLIKNTFDTLRSTARRRGGKLPDLKRQGTSVIPRRSARRGDTAPQVTVPGLNLGHEGAPAWRGRGRPTGPDGRPLGRRTTVQGFGVLVSKEIRERDWTHNIAYGWVMGNWEGLVGEKIAQHTKVEMVKDGEVFISCDQTAWATQLKYMQGTVLAEIARKVGPGVVTKLHVYPPKTKSWRYGPLHVKGRGPRDTYG
- the gyrB gene encoding DNA topoisomerase (ATP-hydrolyzing) subunit B; its protein translation is MASNEPHYDASSITILEGLEAVRKRPGMYIGSTGTRGLHHLVWEVVDNSVDEAMAGYADHVDVTLLADGGVEVVDNGRGIPVEMHPSGAPTVQVVMTQLHAGGKFDSESYAVSGGLHGVGISVVNALSTRVEADIKRGGKHWYQRFTNAVPEELEEGGNARGTGTTIRFWPDAEIFETVEFDYDTIARRLQEMAFLNKGLTITLKDERVSEEELELEAIVEEGESAALVEGDSFDDAAVSDLDVAPAAKKKREKKVTYHYPNGLIDYVDYLNRNKNAIHPSVIGFEAKAKEHEAEVAMQWNAGFKESVHTFANTINTHEGGSHEEGFRAALTTLMNRYAREHKLLKDKDANLTGEDCREGISAVVSVRVTDPQFEGQTKTKLGNTEIKGFVQRAVGEHLSDWFDANPAEAKAIINKAVASSQARQAARKARDLVRRKSANDMGGLPGKLADCRSKDPKNSELFIVEGDSAGGSAKQGRDSMYQAILPLRGKILNVEKARMDRVLKNAEVQAIITALGTGIHDEFDLNKLRYHKIVLMADADVDGQHIATLLLTLLFRFMPELIENGHVYLANPPLYKLKWAKGEPGYAFSDAERDAELAAGLEAGRKINTDDGIQRYKGLGEMNAGELWETTLDPEHRILRRVDLEDAQRADELFSVLMGDDVAARRSFITRKAKDVRFLDV
- the dnaA gene encoding chromosomal replication initiator protein DnaA — encoded protein: MAEQPIEALWRDIVAELLTLSERPSSAIPTLTPQERAYLQLVRPVMLVDGYAILSTPHAAAKSVIEDNLAPHIVALLTRHLGTPCSLAVSVHQPAPPAPPAPEPEPAGQEWYPTTSESFRTERPHQPGEQIPMGLDELARMHSQQQAASQPSAPAQRIPREKPAHDPDRETSLNPKYTFENFVIGSSNRFANGAAVAVSENPARAYNPLFIWGGSGLGKTHLLHAAGNYAHVLQPGLRIKYVSSEEFTNDYINSVRDDRQESFKRRYRNLDILMVDDIQFLEGKEGTQEEFFHTFNALHQANKQIILSSDRPPKQLTTLEDRLRTRFEGGLITDVQPPDLETRIAILMKKAAADGTHVDHAVLELIASQFQSSIRELEGALIRVSAYSSLIEEPITLEVAQVALRDILPDENDINITAAAIKDAAAEYFGVTLEQITGAGKTRQVAHARQLAMYLCRELTELSLPRIGDEFGGKDHTTVMYADRKIRKEMTENRGTYDEIQELTQMIKNRARML
- the dnaN gene encoding DNA polymerase III subunit beta, which codes for MDDNRVSFRVHKEDLSDAVAWVARSLPTKNTQPILRAVVITVDDDGLEFAGFDYEVSSRVRIGAEVGEPGRVAVAGKLLADIVGNMPAKPVEVSSDGSKLLLQGGSARFELPLMPLDDYPQLPTLPEVTGTLSPADFVGAVTQVASAAGRDDTLPMLTGIHLEVTGSTMQLTATDRFRLALRTISWEPVAESVQAKLLVPAKTLLDNARTLDTHIDTPVEIAVGDTENIGGDGLFGLHSSNRETTTRMLDADFPNVQPLLPKSHTSMARVAIAPLVEAIRRVSLVADRNAQIRMQFRSGEVTLFASGADSGEATETVEAEFEGAEGLLIAFNSGYLKDGLAVIPTDDVVFGFTEASRPAIMIPASDELPAPGADGTFATPQTDFTYLLMPVRLPG